Genomic DNA from Desulfonatronum thioautotrophicum:
ATTTTGAGCCCCTGAGACCGAATATCCAAGGAGCGGGGATCATCAGAATCATCAGGATGAAACGGGTGTAACTCAATAGGTGAGTACCTTGCCAGAAGCGACTTCACCTGCTCCACATCCTGCGCGAGACATCCTGAAAAATTCGAATCCCAGACAGCGACGTCGATATCTGAAAAATCATGCGGCTCTCCATGAGCATAGGAACCAAAAAGGTAGACGTCTTTTGGCGAGTACCCAGCCTGGATCAATTCCTGGATAAATTCCTCAATCATGTGGATCACAACGCTTCGGTCAACCATCGCAACAATTCCTCTACAATGCTCATTTTTCGAGTAGTGTACTCATGGGTGCACAACCTGTAGAACCGATCCTTGTAATCCTGATATCGGGCCTCCAGGTTCCAGGTTGTGATGACTTGCAGCTCATCCTTGAATTGGGGAGGCAATTGCAGTTGCAGCCGTTCAGCGATAATTCCGAGGTTGTGCGTGCTGGGTGGAAGCACACCGGGATTTTCTTTGACCCAGTGCGCCTTGAACAATTTCTCGACAGCCAAGTGGGCAAAGAAAAGAGCATGCATATTGCGCCCAGAGCCAAAAAGATCCTCTGCCGCTTCCCAGTCTCGAAAAGCGGAACGATGCCAGTAGGCAATTTGCTCATTCGTATCCATAGCTATCTCACCACCACCGCCGTTCCTTCCTCCACTTCACGGTGCCCGGCGACAATCAGTCGATCTCCAGGGCGCAGACCACTGGTGATCTGAATGCGGTCACGTTCGATGACCCCGATTTCCACTTGGCGAACCCGGGCCACACCGTCCTCCTCAACGTAGATCAGACGCTCCCCCCCCCGGTCAATCATGGCGGACAAGGGAATGGCCACGGCGTCGGGGATGATTCGACGCAGAAAGGCCACTCTGGCAATCATTCCCGGACGGATCCGCCCTTCAGGGTTTTCCAAAACAACCTGGGTGCGAAAGGTCTTGGTGGCCGGGTCGCCTCGATAGGCGATGAAGTCGATGAATCCGGAAAATTGCTGCCCCTGAAACGCATCCACCTTCACCTGGACGGGCTGGCCGATTTCAAGAAAGCGGACATCCATCTCCGGAACCTGGACCTGGACCTTGACCTTGTCGATGTTGACGAGTTCGATAACCACCTGGCCTCGGTCCACGAATTCACCAACCTCGATCAGCACGTCGTTCACCCGGCCTGGTCCCGGAGCCCGAACCAGCCCGCGGTTATACTCGATCTCGGCCTGGCGCAGGGCCTCCCTGGCTTGGACCTTCTCGGTACGAATCTGGTCCAGTTCCTCCTCGGAAATGATCTGCTCGCTGAACAGCCGTTCACGACGCCGCACCTGTTCGTCGTACAGTTGGAACGCCGCGCGCGCCCTGGCCACGCCCGCATCCAAGGCCGTCACGTCGATCTGGGCGATGACCTGCCCGGCCTGGACGTGCTCCCCCTCGCGCACGGATACTTTCTCGACCCTGCCGGCAGTTTCCGCGGCCAAATCCACGCTCAGCCAGGCATCCACGGACCCCGGCAGCACGACCACATCCCGGAGCTCAGCGGTTGCCACCTCCTGGACCACCACATTGACCTGGCGCGGGGAAGCCGTCTCATCGGGCACCTCTCCTGATGAATCGGAACAACCCGGAAGTGCGATCAATACAGACAATACCAACAAAGCCGGCAAAATCGGC
This window encodes:
- a CDS encoding nucleotidyltransferase domain-containing protein — protein: MVDRSVVIHMIEEFIQELIQAGYSPKDVYLFGSYAHGEPHDFSDIDVAVWDSNFSGCLAQDVEQVKSLLARYSPIELHPFHPDDSDDPRSLDIRSQGLKIFPRHHDVSPQNE
- a CDS encoding HEPN domain-containing protein → MDTNEQIAYWHRSAFRDWEAAEDLFGSGRNMHALFFAHLAVEKLFKAHWVKENPGVLPPSTHNLGIIAERLQLQLPPQFKDELQVITTWNLEARYQDYKDRFYRLCTHEYTTRKMSIVEELLRWLTEAL
- a CDS encoding efflux RND transporter periplasmic adaptor subunit, translating into MPDETASPRQVNVVVQEVATAELRDVVVLPGSVDAWLSVDLAAETAGRVEKVSVREGEHVQAGQVIAQIDVTALDAGVARARAAFQLYDEQVRRRERLFSEQIISEEELDQIRTEKVQAREALRQAEIEYNRGLVRAPGPGRVNDVLIEVGEFVDRGQVVIELVNIDKVKVQVQVPEMDVRFLEIGQPVQVKVDAFQGQQFSGFIDFIAYRGDPATKTFRTQVVLENPEGRIRPGMIARVAFLRRIIPDAVAIPLSAMIDRGGERLIYVEEDGVARVRQVEIGVIERDRIQITSGLRPGDRLIVAGHREVEEGTAVVVR